The Astyanax mexicanus isolate ESR-SI-001 chromosome 7, AstMex3_surface, whole genome shotgun sequence genome has a window encoding:
- the dusp13a gene encoding dual specificity protein phosphatase 13, producing MVSLKELCAYETPSVAELEEFLLADRRPTGHVNQVWPNVYIGNEVAARDKPMLHSMGITHIVNAADGPPQVKTGPRFYRDMAIDYYGVEADDSIDFTMSIFFYPTARFIRAALAHKGKVFVHCLMGVSRSATLVLAFLMICEELTLMEAARAVRQHRDICPNPGFLNQLRHLDMSLVRERKRKLEAYKL from the exons AT GGTGTCTCTTAAGGAGCTGTGTGCCTATGAAACTCCATCCGTTGCTGAACTGGAGGAATTCCTGCTGGCTGACAGGCGCCCCACCGGACATGTCAACCAAGTGTGGCCCAATGTATATATTGGCAATGA AGTTGCAGCCCGGGACAAGCCAATGCTACACAGTATGGGGATCACCCACATCGTGAATGCTGCCGACGGCCCCCCACAAGTCAAAACAGGGCCTCGCTTCTACAGAGACATGGCCATAGATTATTATGGGGTGGAGGCTGACGATTCCATTGACTTCACTATGAGCATTTTCTTTTACCCAACAGCAAGATTCATACGTGCTGCACTGGCTCATAAAG GAAAGGTGTTTGTCCACTGCCTGATGGGAGTCAGCCGCTCTGCGACGCTCGTCCTGGCTTTTCTCATGATCTGTGAGGAGCTGACGTTAATGGAGGCCGCGCGAGCAGTTCGGCAGCACAGGGACATTTGCCCCAACCCCGGCTTCCTCAATCAGCTCCGCCACCTCGACATGAGCCTCGTCCGCGAGAGGAAAAGGAAACTGGAAGCGTACAAATTGTAA